In Zonotrichia leucophrys gambelii isolate GWCS_2022_RI unplaced genomic scaffold, RI_Zleu_2.0 Scaffold_1016_17582, whole genome shotgun sequence, the genomic window AGTAGTCGGGGAAGGCGTCGGGCCGGTTGATGAAGCGCTCGATGCTGCGGTTCACCTCGGGGTAGCGCGTGCCGCGGAAGCGGATGCGCTGCTCCAGCACGCGCCCCGTCAGGCTGCTGCAGTCCTTGAGCTGGCAGAGGCGGCGGAAGATGCGCATCATGCGGCGCTTGAGGCGGTTCTCCTGCAGGTACGGCGAGTCGGCGCTGTCCAGCTCGGCCAGGTCCAGCTCGCGCTCCTGCAGCCGCCGGATCTCGCTGGCGTAGACGCGCagcaggtgctccaggtgccgGATCTGCCGCCGGGAGCCGCCCGCGCGCCGGCCCGAGGCCTCCGGGGGCTGCGGCTGGGCGCCGGGATACTGGGATGGGGcgctgggatgctgggatgggGCGCCGGGATACTGGGATGGGGTGCTGGGATACTGGGATGGAGCACCGGGATACTGGGATGGGGCGCCGGGATACTGGGATGGGGCGCTGGGATACTGGGATGGGgtgctgggatgctgggatggggcgctgggatactgggatggagcattgggatattgggatggagcattgggatattgggatggaGCACTGGGACACTGAGATGGAGCAttgggatgctgggatggggcactgggacactgggatggagcattgggatgctgggatggaGCGCTGGGATTGCTGGATGGAGcactgggatgctgggatgggGTACCAGGACACTGGGATGAGTtgctggggcactgggatgagCTGCTGGGATACTGGGACGAGGCACTGGGATTGGCGGATGAACCGCCGGGATGCTGCGAGGAGGCGTCGGAGCACCAGGACGGACCATTGGGATACTGGGATGGAGCACCGGGATCGccagaggagccctggggacactgggatggatcagtgggacactgggatgaactggtGGCGGCACACTGGGACGGCTCAGCTCCGTCGGGacactgggatgaactggtCGGGCACTGGGACGAGCcgggagggcactgggaggcactgggaggatTCTGGAAGGTTCCATCGGGACTCTGGAAGGTTCCATCGGGACTCCGGAAGGTTCCATCAGGATTCTGGAAGGTTCCATCAGGATTCCGGAAGGTTCCATCAGGGTTCCGGAAGGTTCCATCAGGGTTCCGGAAGGTTCCATCAGGATTCCGGAAGGTTCCGTCGGGGTTCCGGAAGGTTCCGTCGGGGCTCGGGGGCGCGGGCAGGGCGCGCAGGGGCAGGCGGCGCCGCAGCGCGCGCGCCTTGAGCACGGTGCACAGCTCGTTGATGTAGACGTAGACCTTGCGGCGCCGGCCCCGCACGCGCCGCAGCAGCCGCCCCAGAATGTTCCGGAACTCGGCCGAGCCCCGGAAGTCGGGGTGGGCGCGCAGGTGGCGCGAGCTCAGGAAGGGCAGCACCTCGGGGTGCTCCTGCGTCAGCGGCGCGCACACCGACAGGAACTGCAGAGGGGGGAAGGACACCTGgttacacctgggcacacctggagcacacctgggttacacctgggttacacctgaccacacctgggtacacctgggttACATCTGGagtacacctgggcacacctgggttacacctgggttacacctgggttacacctgagcacacctgggcacacctgggcacacctgagcacacctg contains:
- the LOC135442077 gene encoding death domain-associated protein 6-like, which codes for MATSPQPIIVLDDEDEEERGPPPSPPGPSPSPSPAPSPAPPPAPTMATPPPNGAGGGRGGAFWEENERLFREFLSVCAPLTQEHPEVLPFLSSRHLRAHPDFRGSAEFRNILGRLLRRVRGRRRKVYVYINELCTVLKARALRRRLPLRALPAPPSPDGTFRNPDGTFRNPDGTFRNPDGTFRNPDGTFRNPDGTFQNPDGTFRSPDGTFQSPDGTFQNPPSASQCPPGSSQCPTSSSQCPDGAEPSQCAATSSSQCPTDPSQCPQGSSGDPGAPSQYPNGPSWCSDASSQHPGGSSANPSASSQYPSSSSQCPSNSSQCPGTPSQHPSAPSSNPSAPSQHPNAPSQCPSAPSQHPNAPSQCPSAPSQYPNAPSQYPNAPSQYPSAPSQHPSTPSQYPSAPSQYPGAPSQYPGAPSQYPSTPSQYPGAPSQHPSAPSQYPGAQPQPPEASGRRAGGSRRQIRHLEHLLRVYASEIRRLQERELDLAELDSADSPYLQENRLKRRMMRIFRRLCQLKDCSSLTGRVLEQRIRFRGTRYPEVNRSIERFINRPDAFPDYSDILREIRGASARHRLGLGRRQMESMAQEAFREVGNRLQERRHLDLVYNFGSHLTDEYRPGTDPALSDPELAQRLRRNRRLALARLDDVIARFAQRQERHRERGTAPRPGTGTGKQ